TCAAGGCTTAACGGGGTATACCTATATTCAAATTCAGGGGGGTACGGAAACAAGTCCTTTGTTAGAAGTTAAAGAAGGACAGCATTATCCTGTTATTCCTTCTCAACCCTCAAGAATTGAAATGATTTTTAACAATATGCCGATGATTCTTGCCAATATTTCTCATCTTTCCGAAAATCTGAATGCTGTTTTGAGTCCAGATAATCGGGCCCATGTGCAAGGTATTTTAGAGAACATCCATAAGATCTCGAGCGGATTATCTCAAGGGCGTGCTTCATTGAGTACCACATTACAAGAGTTTCAAGAGACCTTCCGGGATATTCGAGGTCTTATCACACGGAATCAAGGCGCAATTGAAGGCTTTACTACAAGCGGGCTCTCTGATTTTACGCACTTGTTGGCAGAGACTCGAGAAATGGTTAATAGTATTAAACAGATTGCAGATGGCTTCAACGAGAGTGCGGGAGCTTTTTTGCATCGATCACCGCAAAAAGGATATAAAATCGAATGAGAACTCTAGGACTGCTCTTTTGTGTAGGCCTTTTAGCCGGTTGCATCAGTGTCTTACCGGAAGAGCCCGCTCCAGCTAAGAAGATTGTTTTAATACCTAAATTGAGACACAAAATAGTGGGCCACAAAATAGAAAGTTATTCTATTTTAGAATCACTTATCGTGGAAAAACCAAGGATGCTTGAAAGTTTAGATTCGGCCCGGGTCAAAATTGTTTTACATGGTCAAGATGGCGTGACGTCTTCTGAGTTTGTGGCTGGTATTGAATGGAGTGATAAGCTTCCTTCATTCCTTCAAGAAACCCTTATTTCATTGTATGAAAGAACTGGGAAAATCACCGCTGTAGGGCGTGCTGAAGAACAATTTTACGCCCCTTATCGTTTGCAATTTACCATCACGAATTTTGAAATTGTAAAAGAAGCTGATGCCTCAATGAAGGTGGTTGTGAAGGTTTCTGCAAAGGTTATTAACTCTCAAAATCGATCTGTTCTTGCGCAGCACTCTTTTCATCAGCAAGTGGCTGTGAAAGAAGAAGGTTTGGAAGGAATTATTAAGGCGTTTGAAAAAGCGACTTCAGTGAGTTTTTCTGAAATAATTCAATGGACATTTGAGAAAATAAAACGTGAAAAGCGATAGAGAGGGCGTAAAGTCGAGGTTCTCTTGTGCTTTTTTGAAGGATCAGTTATAATTTAGTCATTAAGAAAGAAGGAGACAACAATGAGCAATGAATATATGCGCACTGTATCGCGTTCAGGTGCCGCAAACTTAGATCAAGGCTTACGCAGCTACATGTTGGGCATTTATAACTACATGGCCCTGGGACTTGGATTAACTGGTCTTGTTGCAACACTTGTTGCCTCGAGCCCTGCTTTATTGCAAGCTATTTATGGAAGCCCTCTTCAGTTTATCGTGATGTTGGCTCCTGTCGGGTTTGTCTTTTTCCTAAGTTTCCGCTTACATGCCATTCAAGCCTCAACAGCTCAAATGCTCTTCTGGGCTTATTCAGGTTTGATGGGATTGTCCTTGTCATGGATATTTTTGGCCTATACTGGGGCGAGCGTTGCTAAGGTATTCTTTATAACCGCAGGTACGTTTGGAGCGATGAGTCTTTACGGGTATACAACGAAAAAAGACCTTACTGGACTTGGTTCTTTTCTTTTAATGGGACTTATTGGTCTGATTCTTGCAAGTCTTGTGAATCTCTTTGTAAAAAGTTCCGCTTTTGAGTTCGTGATCTCCGCGATTGGAGTCCTAATTTTCACCGGTTTAACAGCCTATGACACGCAAGTTATCAAGAGTGAATATATCGAAGGTGAAGATCGTGAAATAATGATGAAAAAGTCTATTATGGGCGCTCTTCGTCTTTATTTAGACTTCATCAATCTTTTCCTTCACTTGCTCCGTTTCTTAGGCGATCGCCGCTAGAAAAGGGTGAAATACATTTGATCTAAAAGGCCTCTTGTAAAGAGGCCTTTTTTTTATGGGAAATGCTAGAAAAAATGAAATATTTTTCACTTAACAGAAGCCATTCTTGATAGATGTGACGAATTTTCTTGAAATTTGTATCGTGTTGTGATAGTCTAATAATAGATGATCAGAAGTGATTCCTTCCTATGAAAAGAAGACCTCTCTTCATAAACTCTTTACTCAGTTTCTGAAACATCTCAAGAAAAAATAATAAGACAGGGAATAAAAAACCTAGATTATTACAAGGTATAAGCCTTTCAACGCTCTTTTTGAGAGAATGCCCTCTCTTTGCCTGATGGAAGGGAGTGGATAACGGAGAATTTGTTTTGGGAAGAGCGGTAGGATAGCAACCCCCCGCTCGGTCATCCTCGGCCGTGTGCCGAGGATCTCAGGCAACCTGACGGTGTAAACAGGTGCCAGAAGGCCTTCTCATTGTGTGTCAGGCGTATCTAGGAGATCATGAAGAACGATTTAGTACTGCTTCTTTATTGTCGTGATTAAAAAATTGCATGGGTAGCAGAGAAAGGGCAGAGAAGATCTTAAGTCACCACGCAAAGAAAAAGATCTTTAGGAAGGTCCTGTGAGAAAAAGTGGGTAGAGTAGATCCTAAAATGGGTGGAATAAAGTTGGAGCAGAGAAATCTTAAGAGCGAGGAGAATTTTAAAAATAAAGAAGAAAATTCTCTTACCCTAAAAGAATAAGTTGAAAGCGTAAGAAAAATAGTCTATCAACGCATTCTACACTTGACGGCGCTTAGGTAGCTGAATAAGATGCCGCGATTATGGGGCTATTAATGAGTGCTTCTGCATTCAAAAAGCTTGTTATATCTAAAAGAAATGCTTGATTCTTAAACGATCAAGCTCTAAAACTTTTGTGTGATTAGAAGGAAGGAAAGGCTCAATGCCGACTATTAACCAATTGATACGTAAACCACGCGTGTCCGTTCCAGAGCGCAATAAGGTGCCAGCGATGCAAGCTTGCCCGCAAAAGCGTGGTGTTTGTACGCGTGTGACGACAACCACACCAAAAAAACCAAACTCTGCGTTGCGTAAAATTGCTCGTATTCGTTTGACCAATGGAATGGAAGTCACAGGCTATATTCCTGGTGAAGGGCACAACTTACAAGAGCACTCAGTTGTTCTTATTCGTGGTGGACGTGTTCCTGACCTTCCCGGTGTTCGTTATCATATTATTCGTGGTACCTTAGATACTCAAGGCGTTGCAAAGCGTCGCCAAGGGCGTTCTAAATATGGTGCTAAGCGTCCAAAGTAGGAGAGAAATAAATGGCTCGTAGGCGCGCTGCAGAAAAACGTGAAGTCCTTCCAGAT
The window above is part of the Candidatus Paracaedimonas acanthamoebae genome. Proteins encoded here:
- the rpsL gene encoding 30S ribosomal protein S12, whose protein sequence is MPTINQLIRKPRVSVPERNKVPAMQACPQKRGVCTRVTTTTPKKPNSALRKIARIRLTNGMEVTGYIPGEGHNLQEHSVVLIRGGRVPDLPGVRYHIIRGTLDTQGVAKRRQGRSKYGAKRPK
- a CDS encoding MCE family protein is translated as METQAHYIKVGSFVLAMLTALVVFVLWMSKLDFGNKFQIYDIYFEGSVTGLRINEEVRYHGIPIGNVKQIKVDKRDIHRVRVQVTIKDPTLIRENTIASIEAQGLTGYTYIQIQGGTETSPLLEVKEGQHYPVIPSQPSRIEMIFNNMPMILANISHLSENLNAVLSPDNRAHVQGILENIHKISSGLSQGRASLSTTLQEFQETFRDIRGLITRNQGAIEGFTTSGLSDFTHLLAETREMVNSIKQIADGFNESAGAFLHRSPQKGYKIE
- a CDS encoding membrane integrity-associated transporter subunit PqiC, with protein sequence MRTLGLLFCVGLLAGCISVLPEEPAPAKKIVLIPKLRHKIVGHKIESYSILESLIVEKPRMLESLDSARVKIVLHGQDGVTSSEFVAGIEWSDKLPSFLQETLISLYERTGKITAVGRAEEQFYAPYRLQFTITNFEIVKEADASMKVVVKVSAKVINSQNRSVLAQHSFHQQVAVKEEGLEGIIKAFEKATSVSFSEIIQWTFEKIKREKR
- a CDS encoding Bax inhibitor-1/YccA family protein, producing the protein MSNEYMRTVSRSGAANLDQGLRSYMLGIYNYMALGLGLTGLVATLVASSPALLQAIYGSPLQFIVMLAPVGFVFFLSFRLHAIQASTAQMLFWAYSGLMGLSLSWIFLAYTGASVAKVFFITAGTFGAMSLYGYTTKKDLTGLGSFLLMGLIGLILASLVNLFVKSSAFEFVISAIGVLIFTGLTAYDTQVIKSEYIEGEDREIMMKKSIMGALRLYLDFINLFLHLLRFLGDRR